AATATTATACACAATAAACTTTTACGGTCCGTCAATGTAAAGCCACTGACCTATTGTTTTTGTGCAGATCATGAAAAACACACGCGCCCATCTTTATCAGATGAGGTGTATCGTTTACACGAGATCCGCCATAATGGTCCTCGCTATCAACGTCTGAAAGAGGCAGAAGTGTACACTGTGAAGGATTTGTTGAAACTAGTCTACACAGATCCAAAACGGCTTGAAAAGGTAGTTACCTTGCCTGTATATTATTATTACTTGCTCACTTTTAAGGCTATAATCATAAATTCATAATGCATCCTCTTTCTGACATTTGCAGATTCTTAAGCTAAAAGCTTCTTCTAACTCTTGGAATAAAATTGTAAAAAATGCCCAGGCGTCCAATGGAACGTTTTTGTACCTCGATCCCAGAAACGAACAAAAAAGTGGAGTTGTTCTTGATGTCAACCTACAGTTGAAGGCGTTGATCGTAGAGCCTCGTCTGTATATAGCAGCTAACCGGCTATCTGAACAGCAAAAGGTAAGTGTGCCTATTATTTTCCCTAACACGCGCACACACTCTTTCTTTAGGCTCGTTCTAATTAATTTCATTAACAGGTTGAAACTCAAGATCTAGTGAAGTTCGCATCTGAACACTTTGATCTGCTCAGACCTTTTGACCATGAGACTTCTCTTGAAGAACATCTTCAGTCAGGCACCTCGTTGCCACCTGTCAGGATAACAGATGGACCACCAAGACCCTCTTCACTTGTCATTAATACTTCACACAGTTTGAATAATTCGAACGGCAAACCATTTGTAACCACTCAATCAGAACGGGGGAAAGAGAAGGTACCTTTTGATGATGAGACGATCCCTTCCACAAATGATTACCAAGAACACGTGTCATTTCATCCACAAAATTTAAAAAGTCCAAGTGTGCTTAACTCTGGGACTGCTACAGAGCCAGGCGCCTCTTCTCATGTTGTCGAGTCTCTCCTTCATACTATATTCGACATCAGCAGTCCAGTTTTTGAAGGTTTGCAGTTCGATTCCATTCTGAATGAAATGTGTGGCATCCTGAATGAGCGCTCCAACGAGTGCCAATGCAATCCAGCAATTGTTTCTTTGTGTCACATTGCTCGGGAAAGATGGACAAAAGTGTCGAAATTGCTAAGGCGGAACTCTGTGAGAGAAAGGATCAGTCTTTCACAAGGGATTCAACCCCTTAAAAAGCAGAGGTGTTGTTAACTACATCTTAGGATTACACGACTcacatacctttgtaaatatGGCCAGTGGCGAAACTAGCCCATTAAATCTGGGgcatcccaaaaaaaaaaatttccgtgcaatcatacaatattaaaaaaacgacaataaataaataaatacctaatagatttgttctcttctttttttcatagtttgaaatcgttccatcacattgttgtcttttactttattaaaagaaatccttttcgaccgcacaaaccatGTCATTGTTCAAAAATTCCAGTCCCATTCGATTGtgtaaatccgtcttgacaagcttcaatttcgaaaaatatctttcaacggttgcggtcGCAACCGGTAAAACCAAAGCTAGCTTCACTACCCGATAGACCAAAGGACAATAACTATGTGTTCCTGTTTCAACCATAAGACGCGCAAGATCActtataaaaccgaaaaaaaattACACTGCTCATAcgaagttgagccgtagcccgtgctatgGCTAATATAATGGTGGTTCTTCCCCTGCATATGGCTCAAGTCGACAAATGTGTGGCTTGCAGACACTATTTAGCTCATACACCATAAACAACATCAACTATCCTTGGATCCTTGCAACCTAACTGTATAGGCATCAACGCTAGAGACCTAGAGTTGGCGACTTTTACCCACTGCCTATGATTTATGAACTGGTTAATTTAGGTCAGGTGTCCGACAACCcggaaaagtaaaaaaaaaaaaataaaaaaaaataaaaaaaaaagactagCTAAAAAGGAAACATGTCAAATGGGTTGAACTTGTGAGACAGGTTGGTCAACCCATTTTGTCACTTCTTTTCAACATCCATCACATGATAAACATGCACAGTGAGACTACTTACAAGCAACTGCATATACCCATCCCAGACCAACTGCCTCATATAATTTCTGGAACGCCTGCACATGTTCTCAAAAGTTCAAAATGCTAATTCTTGGCGGACAAAATGTTTGCAAAGAAAACAACAGAAAAATATGAAGGCTTAAAAAACATACATAATAGCATAATCATATAATAGAAAGGGGGCATAACTCAACATTAGTGACTACAGTTCCATCAGCATTTTTGGTCACTGAAGTCTTTTCTTCCGTACACTTCTCGGTGTATAAATATCAAGAAAGTTCATATTTATTAGAATTTTCTTGTGATATTATTTCTGTTTCTGTATGGCTACTATACTTTAAGGAATACATAGCTTATAGGTATTATAAGGTTGTTATATATTTAGATTGCTAGATGTGTCATGTATAAGAGTCTACCTGAACCAGGTAACTGGCCGTTTAAGTTATGGTTATTTTAGTTAACATGGTTACTAGGATTCTGCTCCACCATGGGCTTTGGTCATAAAGGTTGCGTCAGTTTGTGAAGATTTTAGGTGGTCATGAATGATTCACATTTATATTTCATGGGATTTATTTATATGGTGCCTCATATATTCATCCAATGGTTAATAACCACCAAATGACATAAAGTACATGGAAACGTGTTTCTTTCTATGAAAATTGAGGGTTTAAATTCTATAATGAACAAAAGTGTAAAAGTAGCAGAACTAAAAGTAGTGTATTAGTTCTTAAAAAAAATTCTAAGGAGTAAGACTGACAAAATTTAAAACTTAACTAGAATAATGTAATCAACATGCTTAACCAACCAAAGGATTTAAAAGTAGATAAGGTTGATTATAATTATTTCCTCCTTTTCATATCTTAAGATATTTAAAGTTTGATAGAAATTTAGACACAAGTTTGATAGTTTTTAGATACACAGTTGCATTCGATTTACTTTTTTTATAAGGATCATGCTATTCACACACGGCCAAAATTATTTTCACACCCAAAAGCGCCCCGTTATGGCCAAAGAGGGGCGCTTTGGTGTAAAGTCAACAGACAAGGTCTGAACCGGTCAGATCTTGTCTGTTGCTTTAcatcaaagcgccccgctatggcctaAGTGGGGCGctctgggtttttttttttttttttttttttttttacatttttggGCAAAGCGCCCCTCTTAGGTCAAAGCGCAGCGCTTAGggtcttttttaaattttttaaaattgtttttaattcacaAACGCGTCGATAATAGTCTAAATTTTACGCCTTTTccattatacatcattttttaatatatatggactatactGCAAGTTCCGGATCAAATCAGTTACGTGTGATGTCGTATTCCATTATATCGTATCATTTTGATTTGAAAGCACAAGTACTCCTATGAGTAGTTTTATGTGTATcagccgcctaccgtacatgtatatgacgtattttttcataaattgtagtattatgatgtatattgtcattttgggtcgtacaagtgcgtattgaatctgattgggtcgtgtcggtgacattcggtttttaacgtgatgtaacgcatatattgaacaaacacaaacgtacTTTTGGATTGTAAAAGAATTAACGtcattattattaaacacatttaacttttcgttcagtagtggagagtatgtagttttcgtataaaaATTTTAGGTACGGTGACTTCTTCCCCCCAGTTAGAAATCTCAAGTTTCGCCACTAAAAGCACTTAACCATTATATAAAGTAGAAGATTTCACTAAATAATGTTGGGATCTAATACATAAATCAAATCTAAGTTGGTCAAAAGAGTTTAGCCTAACAAATAACAACTTACATTATGTGTGAAAGGAATTAAAACATGCTACTTATTTTAAGTATACTATTGTTATTAGTTAGAAACGatctttttaaaataaaattttacatGAACATATCATGTTAAAAATTGTATGGACAAAATAttttaacttattaaattaagagaTGTGATTAAAAAGGTAGAGTAGCTTCAGCATCGACAAAATATTTTCCTGACGATGTCATCGGGATAGGCCGTCGAAAAAAGTCGACTTGTCAGACAAAATTTCTTGTAGTGTCATTCATGGACCCTCACCTCTACTATCTAGCTATCATCTTACTATATTAGTCAAATATAGCTAGCAgttatatttcaaacatattaatTTTTCGTGTCGGCATTATAGATgaattttgtttttcaaaaaatgttaccacttcaccaagtgtctaaccattgccaaccCTTTTCAACAtagtttaaacacttatgactgaatgacgtggcacactctcattggttaattttgaagtttaccactttcaagtgtataaccactccctacaccctaaTGTATACTATATTTCATTGTGGCAAGTGGCATTGTGGAGCCCACAAGAACTGCTAAATGTATACTATAGCACGGATGAGACTAGTCAAAGAGTTGGAAAGGGTTGTACACGACAGTGAGATGCCTCAACAAATTAATTATTGAGATGAGACTTCACCTTTAGATATATGTGCACAAACAAATTAAATACTGTAATATTTGGACCaaaaatataaaatttgaacTTAAACGTAGACCAGTCACCAGTCAAAAATACGcccaaaatgtaaaaaaaaaaaaaaaaaaaaaaaaaaaccaaagcgcCGAGCTTAGGCCAAAGCGGGgcgttttggaaaaaaaaaaaaaaaccaaagcgcCTAGCttaggccaaagcggggcgctttgatgtaaagtcaacagacaaggactgaacCTGTCAGACCTTGTTTGTTGACTTTACACCAAAGCGCCCCActttggccatagcgaggcgctttggGGTGTTTAAATAGACCAAGAGCGTGTGCAAATAGACCAGGCCTTTTATAATAAGAAACTTTATCAAAAAGACTGCTAAAGAAAAAGGTATCAATAAGGACTTTCAAGCCTAAAAATGGTGAAGAGTTGATACAATGTAAGCGGTTAGAACCGTTATTTTTACGTGATCATATTGTAATTTTGAGTCTCTAAGGCATACCCTTTTATATTAATGGAACGTATGGGTTTCTCTGATGACGACGGGCTATCCTTATGCAGGCCGAATTATGAACAAGCCCAAAAGACAAAGCTACCTTGCCCACTAAGGCTCCCTTTCTTTGTAATAGGCGGGAAAACCATGATCAGAAGAGGCAGGCCTCATTTATTGCTTGATAAGAAGAGGATCTTGGCTGGCAATTATACTTCTCCAGCCGGAGCATTAAATAAGGTTATCATCTTACCGTtaggggtcagacacgtgtctgtaCCCCTCGTAAGCCCGCAGAATCCGTTGGATGGCCTGAACGAAATATCTTACATACGGGATAAGGGCTAGGCATTATATAAGAAGCATAACAGGTATCATCTTCGGCAGATCTCATTTACTACACTCACATTAATTACTCTCATATTAACTTCCGACCAACGTTCCCACATATTCATCATACATATCACATTTATTAGATTCACACCTTAGAGGAAACATCCCGGTGATCATACTCATCGGGATAAACTCCTCAGCtcttccggcaagtttacttatcctcacgccggagcttggtcacggatccccccccGGGGCCCTCCGTGACGAGACTAATGGTTTGTTCTTTTGCAGTAACGAAGATAGGGCCTCTTGACGTCAGCGAAAATCCATATAACGTAATCCGGGATTTAggtattcgacattggcgccatccatGGGACATCAGCCTGGCCGGTGTTCCCACATCAAACTCCGACGTTAAGAGTAGCTTATCTCACAAACAGCAACATGGCAACCCCACTCAGCTCACGTACCATCCAGACGGTACAGAATGACCTTGATAAGGTCACAGTAGAAGACATAACTCATGAAGAGGGCAATGAGAACCAAATGGAAAACCCAGAAAGAACGGAACACATCACTCCAGATTTTGTGGCCATGCACAGAGAAAAGTTAACAAAATGTCTCGAAGATTTAGAGAGACAAGAAAAGCTTAACAACCTCAGGGCTAGACTTTCCTTTGACACACCCTCCAACCAGGAAGGGACAGACCCTCGAAATAGAAGCAACAGTGGTGACCCACTGGAAACATTCATGACTGCCCTTAGACAAATGTCCTCAGAAGAAAGGGAGGACCTCATCACAGGAAAGAAGTCAAAAGGAGAGGGGAAAGAAAAGGATAACAAAAATGATGATGGATTGGATCAACCCTATCTGCCACGGGACTTAGCTGAGGTCTCGAAGTTCACGCGGAGGATTGCAGAAGCACCGATGCCCCCTAAGACAAAGCTACCTCCAAACTTTGACCGCTATGATGGGACAAGAGACCCTGAAGATCACCTCCATGCCTTCAGGGGAGCGGGACAACTGGGGCGATGGCCTATGCTGGTGTGGTGCCACATGTTTGTACAAACTTTGACGAAAGGGGCCCGGCTCTGGTTTGACAGCCTCCCTCCGGGAGGAATCGACAGTTATGAAGAGCTAAGCGAGAAGTTCCTCAGAAACTTTGGTCAGCAGAGAAAAGTGGTCAAGAATCCAAACGAGATTCTGCACATAAGGCAGAGGGACAACGAGCGAATAGACCAGTATATGGAGAGTTTGTCAAGGAGAGCATGAACATCAAGGATGTCTCGGAGGTCATGAAAATCAGCAGTTTCATAAACGGGCTAAAGCATGCACAGCTATGTGAGAAACTAGGGGAGGAGTTCCCCCACTCGTTTGACAACCTCATGGACAGGGTCAGAGCCTATGTCAGGGGAAAAGACACGGTCAGCAAAGCCAAGGAGACGGACGTCACACCCCGAAGGATCACCCCAACTACAAAGCCTCCTGACAAAGGTACACCTTATTCCAGAAAACCCACTCTTGGTAGAATGTTGTATGACAGAGCAAGGCCCTCATATTCCCCATATAGACCTCAGGGGAGA
This is a stretch of genomic DNA from Helianthus annuus cultivar XRQ/B chromosome 16, HanXRQr2.0-SUNRISE, whole genome shotgun sequence. It encodes these proteins:
- the LOC118488472 gene encoding calmodulin-binding protein 60 A-like, with amino-acid sequence MASNPQRSDDGSTDDYGSELNTSSTVELAAISELTRGAAGELTVIRTLQRLIGPVFVPLFRPLICQLVRDELAKQKALISMKENPENKASTSVPKRFKLQFRNKIALPVYTGRPLSGVNDTHIEIAVIDALSGQIVNTGAESSAKLEIFGFRVGDDCDGRWTYAEFQEKILSERKGKRTLQGKTCLQLKEGVAFVDKKISITHNSEHTRNGLYRLVATVVDAALMDGVEVAWTETFLVKDNRITCKYSNIIHNKLLRSVNVKPLTYCFCADHEKHTRPSLSDEVYRLHEIRHNGPRYQRLKEAEVYTVKDLLKLVYTDPKRLEKILKLKASSNSWNKIVKNAQASNGTFLYLDPRNEQKSGVVLDVNLQLKALIVEPRLYIAANRLSEQQKVETQDLVKFASEHFDLLRPFDHETSLEEHLQSGTSLPPVRITDGPPRPSSLVINTSHSLNNSNGKPFVTTQSERGKEKVPFDDETIPSTNDYQEHVSFHPQNLKSPSVLNSGTATEPGASSHVVESLLHTIFDISSPVFEGLQFDSILNEMCGILNERSNECQCNPAIVSLCHIARERWTKVSKLLRRNSVRERISLSQGIQPLKKQRCC